The Oscillospiraceae bacterium genome has a segment encoding these proteins:
- the rapZ gene encoding RNase adapter RapZ: MEFANKELIIITGVSGAGKSSAMGFLEDVGYYCIDNMPPVLLPTFIGLIANREEYRKVAIVVDVRSSEVFEDFIKSVNDAKSNYGYDVKIVYLDIKTPVALKRYKLTRRKHPYADRFNGDIAAALAYEKEILAPLRLRADHVIDTSDAAPNQLRTRLAQILLGSDKDMMNIHVMSFGFKHGIPSEADFVIDVRCLPNPYWVEALRSKTGLDKEVKDYVFSFKESEELLQKLIGLLDFLNPLYIREGKSQIVFAIGCTGGNHRSVAIAEALKDHFESRWDNVTVHHRDINRG, translated from the coding sequence ATGGAATTTGCAAACAAGGAACTGATCATTATAACCGGCGTCAGTGGTGCCGGTAAATCCAGCGCAATGGGCTTTTTGGAAGATGTGGGCTACTACTGCATTGATAATATGCCTCCGGTGCTGCTACCCACCTTTATCGGCTTGATTGCCAATCGGGAGGAGTATCGTAAAGTAGCCATTGTGGTGGATGTGCGCTCCAGTGAAGTGTTTGAGGACTTCATTAAGAGCGTGAACGACGCCAAGTCCAATTACGGCTATGATGTGAAGATTGTTTATTTGGATATTAAGACCCCGGTGGCTTTGAAGCGTTACAAGCTTACCCGCCGCAAGCACCCCTATGCAGATCGCTTTAACGGGGATATTGCCGCTGCACTGGCTTATGAAAAAGAGATTTTGGCGCCCCTGCGGCTGCGGGCGGATCATGTGATTGACACATCGGACGCAGCGCCCAATCAGCTGCGTACGCGCTTGGCCCAGATCCTTCTGGGCAGCGATAAGGATATGATGAACATTCATGTGATGTCCTTTGGATTTAAGCACGGTATTCCCAGTGAAGCGGATTTTGTCATTGATGTGCGCTGCCTGCCAAACCCCTACTGGGTAGAGGCGCTGCGCAGCAAAACCGGTCTCGATAAGGAAGTGAAGGACTATGTGTTCTCCTTTAAAGAGTCGGAGGAGCTGTTGCAAAAGCTCATCGGCCTTTTGGATTTCCTGAACCCGCTGTATATCCGAGAGGGCAAGAGCCAGATCGTCTTTGCCATTGGCTGCACCGGCGGCAATCATCGCAGCGTGGCGATTGCCGAGGCGCTGAAAGATCATTTTGAATCACGGTGGGACAATGTGACCGTCCATCATCGGGATATTAACCGAGGTTGA
- the whiA gene encoding DNA-binding protein WhiA yields MSFSQTVKGELIDAQYTEPCCRKAFLYGMCLFGKSFSSRQVALQTENPRIAEKYSVLLAEICRVEAAVVPSPGRRSFTVSVTDGSDCAKILKTFAHQGAGSLRVNYANFDCENCQNAFIAGAFLSCGTVSSPKSDYHLEFTVPYQNLAASFVTMLEEKELKPGLTNRKGYHILYFKGSEAIEDCLYLMGASGAMFEMMNVKIVKDIRNSANRKANCETANIERMVQAVRVQLDAIEKIRRLRGLEYLSEDLHAMAILREENPDSSLSELAEMSALSRSGVNHRLRRIVDIAAALDENV; encoded by the coding sequence ATGTCCTTTTCTCAAACCGTGAAGGGCGAACTGATTGACGCCCAATATACAGAACCCTGCTGCCGAAAAGCATTCCTTTACGGAATGTGCCTTTTCGGCAAAAGTTTTTCCTCCCGCCAGGTGGCGCTGCAAACGGAGAACCCCCGCATTGCAGAGAAATATAGTGTACTGCTGGCGGAAATTTGCCGGGTAGAGGCGGCGGTGGTGCCGTCTCCCGGGCGACGCAGTTTTACCGTCAGCGTAACGGACGGCAGTGACTGTGCCAAGATACTGAAGACCTTTGCCCACCAGGGTGCCGGCAGCCTGCGGGTGAATTACGCCAACTTTGACTGTGAGAATTGTCAGAATGCGTTTATCGCCGGGGCATTTTTATCCTGTGGCACGGTGTCCAGTCCTAAGAGTGACTACCATTTGGAATTTACCGTGCCGTATCAGAATTTGGCTGCCAGCTTTGTGACCATGTTAGAGGAAAAGGAATTAAAGCCCGGCCTAACGAACCGTAAGGGATACCATATCTTGTACTTTAAGGGCAGCGAGGCCATTGAGGACTGCCTGTACCTGATGGGCGCTTCCGGCGCAATGTTTGAGATGATGAATGTAAAGATTGTCAAAGACATTCGCAATTCCGCCAATCGTAAGGCCAACTGTGAGACTGCCAATATTGAACGTATGGTCCAAGCGGTACGGGTGCAGCTGGACGCCATTGAGAAAATTCGGCGCCTGCGTGGGCTGGAGTATCTCAGCGAGGATTTGCACGCCATGGCGATCCTGCGCGAGGAAAACCCGGACAGCTCTTTAAGCGAACTGGCAGAGATGAGCGCTTTGTCTCGCAGCGGGGTCAATCACCGGCTGCGGCGCATTGTAGATATTGCTGCGGCTTTGGACGAGAACGTGTAA
- the murB gene encoding UDP-N-acetylmuramate dehydrogenase, which translates to MQGDGVRELLAAAREMGCDYLENEPMRLHTTFKIGGPARVLLFPETEEQITALVQCARANGVRLLTIGNGSNLLVADKGIDAAVLVMDKHFSAVTVKGNTIFAQAGASLMKVCRTALEHSLTGLEFAYGIPGSCGGAAFMNAGAYGGEMKDVLVRCTHIDQDGKSGQLAGEDLHLSYRHSAYYGNGCIITGLELRLQPGDPAEIKAKMDDLIGRRREKQPIEYPSAGSTFKRPPGHFAGALIDQCGLRGTSVGGARVSEKHAGFVINTGGATCADVLALCRQCREKVLAETGVELEMEIRVTE; encoded by the coding sequence ATGCAGGGTGATGGCGTGAGAGAACTCCTTGCGGCAGCCCGAGAAATGGGCTGTGATTATTTGGAAAACGAACCTATGCGCCTGCACACCACCTTTAAGATCGGCGGCCCGGCGCGGGTGCTGCTGTTCCCGGAGACGGAAGAACAGATCACGGCGCTGGTGCAGTGTGCCCGGGCAAACGGCGTGCGACTCTTGACCATTGGCAACGGCTCTAATTTGCTGGTGGCAGACAAGGGCATTGACGCGGCGGTGCTGGTGATGGATAAGCACTTTTCTGCCGTAACGGTAAAGGGCAATACCATTTTTGCCCAGGCCGGTGCGTCGCTGATGAAGGTGTGTCGCACAGCGCTGGAGCACAGCCTGACGGGGCTGGAATTTGCCTACGGCATTCCCGGCTCCTGCGGAGGCGCGGCCTTTATGAACGCCGGTGCCTACGGTGGTGAGATGAAGGATGTGCTGGTGCGCTGCACCCATATTGATCAAGACGGCAAATCGGGTCAGCTGGCAGGGGAGGACCTGCACCTGTCCTATCGCCACAGCGCGTATTATGGCAACGGCTGCATTATTACCGGGTTGGAGCTGCGCTTGCAGCCTGGCGATCCGGCGGAGATCAAAGCCAAGATGGACGATCTGATCGGCCGCAGAAGGGAAAAGCAGCCTATCGAATACCCCAGTGCAGGCTCTACTTTTAAACGCCCGCCCGGCCACTTTGCCGGTGCGCTCATTGACCAATGCGGTCTGCGAGGTACAAGTGTGGGTGGTGCCCGGGTCAGCGAGAAGCACGCCGGCTTTGTGATTAATACAGGCGGTGCCACCTGTGCCGATGTGCTGGCCCTTTGCCGGCAGTGCAGAGAAAAGGTGCTGGCGGAGACCGGTGTAGAGCTGGAAATGGAAATACGAGTAACGGAGTAA
- the spo0A gene encoding sporulation transcription factor Spo0A produces MKEMIRVLIADDSAAFGKACQKELKAGGFDCVLTQKDGNRVISLLDTQHFDVVVMDVFMSGADAMEVLEHMEPMAEKPLVLLLSSMDTPEFEEQMIRAGADYMLIKPVRPQSVAHRISRLSQWKAKSKNPRSADVQGADLDLIISDIMRQIGVPAHIKGYQYLRSAIKLSVEDPEMMSSVTKLLYPTVAKMHGTTASRVERAIRHAIEVAWDRGDVDVLSSYFGYTIQSQRGKPTNSEFIAMIADKLKLTFKSA; encoded by the coding sequence ATGAAAGAAATGATAAGAGTATTGATTGCAGACGATTCGGCGGCTTTTGGCAAGGCCTGCCAAAAAGAATTGAAAGCCGGCGGGTTTGACTGCGTGCTGACCCAAAAGGACGGCAACCGGGTGATCTCGCTGCTGGACACGCAGCACTTTGATGTGGTGGTGATGGATGTGTTTATGAGCGGCGCAGACGCCATGGAAGTGCTGGAACACATGGAGCCCATGGCAGAGAAGCCGCTGGTGCTGCTGTTGTCCTCTATGGACACGCCGGAGTTTGAGGAGCAGATGATTCGAGCAGGTGCGGACTACATGCTCATCAAGCCGGTACGGCCCCAGTCGGTGGCGCATCGAATCAGTCGACTGTCCCAGTGGAAGGCGAAGAGCAAGAACCCCCGTTCCGCCGATGTGCAGGGTGCGGATTTGGATTTGATTATTTCGGACATTATGCGCCAGATCGGCGTACCTGCCCACATTAAGGGCTATCAGTACCTGCGCTCGGCCATCAAGCTGTCCGTGGAGGACCCGGAGATGATGAGCAGCGTGACAAAGCTGCTGTATCCTACGGTAGCCAAGATGCACGGCACCACTGCCTCTCGGGTGGAGCGGGCAATCCGCCACGCCATTGAGGTGGCCTGGGATCGGGGCGATGTGGATGTACTGTCATCTTATTTCGGCTATACCATTCAATCCCAGCGGGGCAAGCCCACCAACAGCGAGTTTATCGCCATGATCGCCGATAAATTGAAACTAACCTTTAAGTCTGCGTAA
- a CDS encoding ROK family protein, whose amino-acid sequence MYSLGIDLGGTNIVASVVDDQYNIISTAKTKTNAPRPANAIFDDVEKVCREAVREAKLTMSDLVAVGMGSPGTCNADGVIEFANNLAFNNVPAREMLRERLGVDNVFVENDANCAALGEAFAGCGNGSKNFVAVTLGTGVGSGIILDGKIVNGVNCAGGECGHMVIMVDGEQCSCGRKGCWEAYASATALIRQTKRAMDDYPDSIMHRLAEEEGGVNGKTAFDAMRLGDIAGIEVVNNYIKYVSCGLINLVNALQPEIICIGGGICNEGDTLMEPLRRYVQAERYSIHSKIQTQIVKAQLGNNAGIIGAALLYQVK is encoded by the coding sequence ATGTACAGCTTAGGAATTGACTTGGGGGGCACGAATATTGTTGCCTCCGTGGTGGACGATCAATATAATATTATCTCTACTGCAAAAACCAAGACGAATGCGCCGCGCCCTGCCAACGCCATTTTTGACGATGTGGAGAAGGTGTGCCGCGAGGCCGTGCGGGAGGCCAAGCTCACCATGAGTGACCTGGTGGCCGTAGGTATGGGCTCTCCCGGTACCTGCAATGCAGACGGCGTGATTGAGTTTGCCAACAACCTGGCCTTTAACAATGTGCCTGCCCGGGAAATGCTTCGGGAGCGCCTGGGGGTCGACAATGTATTTGTAGAGAATGACGCCAACTGCGCCGCACTGGGTGAGGCGTTTGCCGGTTGCGGCAACGGGTCTAAGAATTTTGTGGCTGTGACCCTGGGCACCGGCGTAGGCAGCGGCATCATTTTGGACGGCAAGATCGTCAACGGTGTCAACTGCGCCGGTGGCGAGTGCGGCCACATGGTGATTATGGTAGACGGCGAGCAGTGCTCCTGCGGTCGTAAGGGCTGCTGGGAGGCTTATGCTTCCGCCACGGCGCTGATCCGCCAGACCAAGCGTGCTATGGACGATTACCCGGACTCCATTATGCACCGCCTGGCTGAGGAAGAGGGCGGTGTCAATGGCAAGACTGCGTTTGACGCCATGCGCCTTGGCGATATTGCCGGTATTGAAGTGGTGAATAACTATATCAAGTATGTGTCTTGCGGGCTGATCAATTTGGTCAACGCCTTGCAGCCTGAGATCATCTGCATCGGCGGCGGTATCTGCAACGAGGGCGATACTTTAATGGAGCCCCTGCGCCGCTATGTGCAGGCAGAGCGTTACAGCATTCACAGCAAAATTCAAACCCAGATTGTAAAGGCACAGCTGGGCAATAACGCCGGTATCATCGGCGCGGCGCTGCTGTACCAGGTGAAATAA
- a CDS encoding DNA polymerase III subunit alpha, which translates to MMFTHLHVHTEFSLLDGACRLDDLVSRAKALGMQSLAITDHGNMYGAVDFYKACKRQGVRPIIGCEVYVAPRTRYDRERVQDKAYNHLVLLCENEEGYKNLIAMVSKGYTEGFYFKPRIDRDLLQKHHQGLICLSACLAGEIPQALLERDYDKAKETALWYSDLFGSEHYYLELQDHGIPEQQTVNAGLLRLSRETGIPLVATNDVHYVRREDAKIQQVLICIATNHVLGEDTGLEFHSDQFYLKSEEEMAETFAAVPQALENTEKIARRCNFDFEFGNTKLPYYETPGGMDHYAYFQKLCREGMVRRYGQHPPKAYAERLEYELNTIQKMGYTDYYLIVVDFVQYAKDQGIPVGPGRGSGAGSIAAYCIGITDIDPMKYDLLFERFLNPERVSMPDFDIDFCYERRQEVIDYVTRKYGADHVAQIVTFGTLAARAAIRDVGRVMGMPYAAVDAVAKLVPRDLHISLDQAIKKSAPLRKLMAEDPKVQELLDTARQIEGMPRNASTHAAGVVITRDPVASYVPLATNDNVVVTQYIMTTLEELGLLKMDFLGLRTLTVIHDAARAADIDINTIDINDPAVYKLFAAGKTEGIFQFESAGMKEMLQKLRPTCLEHLIAATSLYRPGPADQIDGYVACANDPSKVRYKTPLLKPILENTYGFIVYQEQVMQIFRALAGYSYGQADVVRRAMSKKKHDVMERERTHFVTGAVANGVEEAAANAIFDDMAGFASYAFNKSHAACYALVAYRTAYLKVHAPAQFMAALLTSVLDRSNKVASYIAECKRMGLQLAPPDVNTSMKGFTAEGKVIHYGLLGIKNLGKEFINDIISERENGAFESIFDFCRRLCDKHFNRRAVESLIRCGALDHLGANRRQMLQALPAIVSNLDEYKNSLRYGQVGFFELSGGQDFGFEFDLPQVEEFPKNECLKMEKEMTGLFLSGHPMDKYDRVLDHLGYPRTAQLLAPDGPYKDGQTVTLCGSVTGITMKKTRAGESMAFVQLSDSLGSMEVLVFPKVLTRYARFIAEGKVITVTGALSLEEEKDAKILANTIDGPPTAQTLPLTAHAAVLPAEEKRHKHRGLFLRLDSQTDPRLHKAQVVTSIFDGPEPLWYYYKDTGRYVRAPQQDFVSVNPTMLAELKRILGHDNVVYIAQ; encoded by the coding sequence ATGATGTTTACGCATTTGCATGTGCATACGGAGTTTAGTCTGCTGGACGGCGCTTGCCGTCTGGACGATTTGGTGAGCCGTGCAAAGGCGCTTGGAATGCAGTCCCTTGCGATTACGGATCACGGTAATATGTATGGGGCTGTTGATTTTTATAAGGCATGCAAGCGGCAGGGGGTACGCCCCATTATCGGCTGCGAAGTGTATGTGGCGCCCCGCACCCGGTACGATCGGGAGCGGGTACAGGATAAGGCTTATAATCACCTGGTTCTGCTGTGTGAGAACGAAGAGGGTTATAAAAACCTGATCGCTATGGTGTCTAAGGGCTATACGGAGGGCTTTTATTTTAAGCCGCGCATTGACCGAGATCTGCTGCAAAAGCACCATCAAGGCCTGATTTGCTTGTCTGCCTGCCTGGCCGGGGAAATTCCCCAGGCACTGTTGGAGCGGGATTATGACAAGGCGAAGGAGACCGCCCTGTGGTACAGCGACCTGTTTGGTTCGGAACATTACTATTTGGAATTGCAAGATCACGGTATTCCGGAACAGCAGACGGTAAACGCCGGACTGCTGCGCCTGAGCCGGGAAACCGGTATTCCCTTGGTAGCCACCAACGATGTGCACTATGTGCGCCGGGAGGATGCCAAAATTCAGCAGGTGCTGATCTGCATTGCCACCAACCATGTGCTGGGGGAGGACACCGGGCTGGAGTTCCACTCGGATCAGTTCTACCTTAAAAGTGAGGAGGAGATGGCAGAGACCTTTGCTGCCGTGCCCCAGGCGCTGGAGAATACGGAGAAGATCGCCCGGCGCTGCAACTTTGATTTTGAATTTGGTAACACCAAGCTGCCGTATTATGAGACCCCCGGCGGTATGGATCACTACGCTTATTTCCAAAAGCTGTGCCGGGAGGGTATGGTGCGCCGCTACGGCCAACACCCGCCCAAGGCCTATGCAGAACGGCTGGAGTATGAGCTGAACACCATACAGAAGATGGGTTACACGGACTATTACCTGATCGTGGTGGATTTTGTGCAGTACGCCAAGGATCAGGGCATACCGGTGGGACCGGGGCGTGGCTCCGGCGCCGGGTCCATTGCCGCCTATTGTATCGGCATTACAGATATTGACCCCATGAAGTACGACCTGCTGTTTGAGCGGTTTTTGAACCCGGAGCGGGTGTCTATGCCGGACTTTGATATTGACTTTTGCTATGAACGGCGGCAAGAGGTGATCGACTATGTGACCCGCAAATACGGCGCGGACCATGTGGCACAGATCGTCACCTTCGGCACCCTGGCGGCCCGTGCGGCCATTCGCGATGTGGGTCGGGTGATGGGTATGCCTTATGCTGCTGTGGATGCGGTGGCAAAGCTGGTGCCTCGGGACCTGCATATCAGCCTGGATCAAGCTATTAAAAAATCAGCGCCTTTACGCAAGCTGATGGCAGAGGACCCCAAGGTGCAGGAGCTGTTGGATACTGCCCGCCAAATCGAGGGTATGCCCCGCAATGCCTCTACCCACGCCGCCGGTGTGGTGATCACCCGGGACCCGGTGGCCAGTTATGTGCCTTTGGCCACCAATGATAATGTGGTGGTAACCCAGTATATTATGACCACTCTGGAAGAACTGGGTCTGCTGAAAATGGACTTCCTGGGTCTGCGCACCTTAACGGTGATCCACGATGCAGCCCGGGCGGCAGATATAGACATCAATACGATTGATATTAACGATCCGGCGGTGTACAAGCTGTTTGCCGCCGGCAAGACGGAGGGGATTTTTCAGTTTGAGTCCGCCGGCATGAAAGAAATGCTGCAAAAGCTGCGCCCCACTTGCTTGGAACACCTGATCGCTGCCACTTCGCTGTACCGACCCGGTCCCGCGGACCAGATTGACGGCTATGTGGCCTGCGCCAACGATCCCTCCAAGGTGCGGTACAAAACCCCGCTGTTAAAGCCGATCTTGGAGAATACTTACGGCTTTATCGTCTACCAAGAGCAAGTCATGCAGATCTTTCGGGCACTGGCAGGGTATAGCTACGGCCAGGCGGATGTGGTGCGCCGTGCCATGAGCAAGAAAAAGCACGATGTGATGGAGCGGGAGCGCACCCACTTTGTCACCGGCGCTGTGGCAAACGGTGTGGAGGAGGCGGCAGCTAACGCCATCTTTGACGATATGGCGGGATTTGCCAGCTATGCCTTTAATAAATCCCATGCCGCCTGCTATGCCTTGGTGGCTTATCGCACTGCGTATTTGAAGGTGCACGCCCCGGCGCAGTTTATGGCAGCGCTGCTTACCTCTGTGCTGGATCGCAGCAACAAGGTGGCGTCCTATATTGCCGAGTGCAAGCGTATGGGCTTGCAGCTGGCGCCGCCGGATGTGAACACCTCTATGAAGGGCTTTACCGCAGAGGGCAAAGTGATTCACTATGGCCTTTTAGGCATTAAAAATTTGGGCAAAGAGTTTATCAACGATATTATCTCCGAGCGGGAAAACGGCGCCTTCGAGAGCATTTTTGATTTTTGCCGCAGGCTATGCGACAAGCATTTTAACCGCCGCGCGGTAGAAAGTTTGATCCGCTGCGGTGCGCTGGATCACTTGGGGGCGAACCGTCGCCAGATGCTTCAGGCGCTGCCGGCCATCGTCAGTAATTTGGACGAATATAAAAACAGTTTGCGTTACGGGCAGGTGGGTTTCTTTGAGTTGTCCGGCGGGCAGGATTTTGGCTTTGAATTCGATTTGCCCCAGGTGGAGGAGTTCCCAAAGAATGAGTGCCTGAAGATGGAAAAGGAAATGACCGGTCTGTTCCTGTCCGGCCACCCCATGGATAAATACGATCGGGTTCTGGACCATTTGGGCTATCCCCGCACAGCACAGCTGCTGGCACCGGACGGCCCCTACAAGGACGGCCAAACGGTGACCTTATGCGGCAGTGTAACCGGTATTACTATGAAAAAGACCCGCGCCGGGGAGAGTATGGCTTTCGTACAGCTCAGCGACTCGCTGGGCAGTATGGAGGTGCTGGTGTTTCCCAAGGTGCTCACCCGGTATGCCCGTTTCATTGCCGAGGGCAAGGTGATCACCGTGACCGGCGCTCTGTCTCTGGAGGAGGAAAAGGACGCCAAGATTTTGGCGAACACCATTGACGGACCACCTACGGCGCAAACACTGCCGTTGACGGCACACGCGGCGGTACTCCCGGCAGAGGAGAAGCGCCACAAGCACCGGGGACTGTTTTTGCGGTTAGACAGCCAAACAGACCCCAGGCTACACAAAGCGCAGGTGGTGACTTCCATTTTTGACGGACCGGAGCCGCTGTGGTACTACTATAAGGACACCGGACGCTATGTGCGTGCCCCGCAGCAGGACTTTGTGTCGGTCAATCCTACCATGCTGGCAGAATTGAAACGCATTTTAGGGCATGATAATGTTGTCTATATTGCACAGTGA
- the spoIVB gene encoding SpoIVB peptidase, giving the protein MKKCVRAATAVLAVVLAVIYGLVGFGCWALPDTVRTGGGDAAYFGGLFTVSGGRTGVVDARQETAVSGTQKEVRLLNAVPVKTVALQKTAPRQVAVSGSAFGIKIYTDGVLVVGTRDVQVDGKAMNPAAKAGIQSGDLIVAIDGKKVSASEDVAALFSRSGGAVSVQVKRDGKYKTFSLTPVYSKADGCWKAGVWVRDSTAGIGTVTYYDPQTGVMAALGHPITDVDTGEIMPILRGEAVAAKVTKIYKSKAGSTGSICCDFLQQPLGALTENDNAGVFGRYSCSLKGMRTYPVATAQQVENGDCQVLTTVDGDNTPRLYKAKIIHISYRGGSGEKNMIVRVTDPALLAKTGGIVQGMSGSPILQNGRLVGALTHVIVDSPRRGYAIFAESMLAASDAVAKGTR; this is encoded by the coding sequence ATGAAAAAGTGTGTGCGTGCAGCTACGGCAGTATTGGCCGTGGTGCTTGCGGTGATCTACGGCTTGGTTGGCTTTGGCTGTTGGGCTTTGCCGGACACGGTGCGTACCGGCGGCGGAGATGCAGCTTACTTTGGCGGCTTGTTTACCGTCAGCGGCGGGCGTACCGGAGTGGTGGACGCCCGGCAGGAGACGGCCGTCTCCGGGACGCAAAAAGAGGTGCGCCTGTTGAACGCGGTGCCGGTAAAGACTGTGGCGCTGCAAAAAACGGCGCCGCGGCAGGTGGCGGTCAGCGGCAGTGCCTTCGGAATTAAAATCTATACAGACGGGGTGCTGGTGGTGGGTACCCGGGATGTGCAGGTGGACGGAAAGGCAATGAATCCTGCCGCCAAGGCCGGTATACAAAGCGGTGACTTGATTGTAGCGATAGACGGCAAAAAGGTTAGCGCTTCAGAAGATGTGGCTGCACTGTTTTCTCGCTCCGGCGGTGCCGTATCCGTGCAGGTGAAGCGGGACGGAAAATATAAGACGTTTTCGTTAACTCCGGTGTATTCCAAAGCGGACGGGTGCTGGAAGGCAGGGGTATGGGTGCGTGACTCCACTGCCGGAATCGGTACGGTGACTTACTATGACCCGCAGACCGGTGTAATGGCGGCGCTGGGTCATCCCATTACCGATGTGGACACCGGTGAGATTATGCCTATTTTACGGGGCGAGGCGGTTGCAGCCAAAGTCACCAAAATTTATAAAAGCAAGGCGGGCAGCACCGGTTCCATTTGCTGTGATTTTTTGCAGCAGCCATTGGGCGCACTGACAGAAAATGACAACGCCGGCGTGTTCGGTCGATACAGCTGCTCTTTGAAAGGCATGCGAACCTATCCGGTAGCGACTGCGCAGCAGGTAGAGAACGGAGACTGCCAGGTGCTTACCACCGTGGACGGCGACAACACACCCCGATTGTATAAGGCAAAGATCATTCATATCAGCTACCGGGGCGGCAGCGGCGAAAAGAATATGATTGTGCGGGTAACGGACCCGGCGCTGCTGGCCAAGACAGGCGGCATTGTGCAGGGCATGAGCGGTTCTCCAATTCTGCAAAACGGGCGGCTGGTAGGTGCCCTGACCCATGTGATCGTGGATAGCCCCCGGCGTGGGTATGCAATTTTTGCAGAAAGTATGTTAGCTGCGTCGGATGCTGTCGCGAAAGGCACAAGGTGA
- the pfkA gene encoding 6-phosphofructokinase has translation MKTIAVLTSGGDSPGMNAAVRAVVRTACENGIRVLGVVRGYNGLINGDFVEMDLRSVSDIIHRGGTKLYSARSVEFATEEGMRKAIRVCRENGIEGVVVIGGDGSFRGARDLSQRGIPCVGLPGTIDNDIACCDYTIGYDTCMNTIMEMVDRIRDTAESHDRCMVVEVMGRRAGYLALNAGIAVGATAILIPEIEFDIQKDVIERMKRTLRTDKKHFLIIVAEGVGINVNELAKEIQAKTGVESRACVLGHVQRGGSPTARDRVLATQMGNYAVKNLLMKGIGNRVVAIHQDKIVDYDIFEALNMEKHIDPELYQTALEVSI, from the coding sequence ATGAAGACAATAGCAGTTTTGACCAGTGGTGGCGACTCTCCCGGCATGAATGCCGCTGTGCGCGCTGTGGTGCGTACCGCTTGTGAAAACGGGATTCGCGTGTTAGGCGTGGTTCGTGGCTATAACGGTTTGATCAACGGCGATTTTGTGGAGATGGATCTGCGTTCTGTTTCGGATATTATTCATCGGGGCGGCACCAAGCTCTATTCTGCCCGCAGCGTGGAGTTCGCTACGGAAGAGGGTATGCGCAAGGCCATCCGCGTTTGCCGTGAGAACGGCATTGAGGGCGTAGTGGTCATCGGCGGCGACGGTTCTTTCCGTGGGGCCCGTGATCTGTCCCAGAGAGGTATTCCCTGTGTGGGTCTGCCCGGCACCATCGATAACGATATTGCTTGCTGTGACTATACCATTGGGTATGATACCTGTATGAACACCATTATGGAGATGGTGGATCGCATTCGCGATACAGCCGAGAGCCACGACCGCTGCATGGTGGTTGAGGTGATGGGGCGTCGTGCCGGTTATTTGGCGCTGAACGCCGGCATTGCCGTAGGCGCTACCGCAATTCTGATTCCGGAGATCGAATTTGATATTCAAAAGGATGTAATTGAGCGGATGAAGCGCACCCTGCGCACGGACAAAAAGCACTTTTTGATCATTGTGGCCGAGGGTGTTGGGATCAATGTGAACGAGTTGGCCAAGGAGATCCAGGCTAAGACCGGCGTGGAGTCTCGTGCCTGTGTGCTGGGTCATGTGCAGCGTGGCGGTTCACCCACTGCTCGCGACCGTGTGTTGGCAACCCAAATGGGCAACTATGCGGTAAAGAACCTGTTGATGAAGGGCATTGGCAATCGCGTGGTGGCCATTCATCAGGACAAAATCGTAGATTATGATATTTTTGAGGCTCTGAATATGGAAAAACATATTGACCCTGAGCTGTATCAGACCGCTTTGGAAGTGTCTATTTAA